One window of Xanthomonas sp. 10-10 genomic DNA carries:
- a CDS encoding sigma-54 dependent transcriptional regulator yields the protein MDRLSCAIIDDDVEFCDQVVELATDSGFRAKGIHTLGEASRWLDSNFPDLLVVDVGLPDGSGFDLIERLDPDHTPQIVVVSGDYAHETQGRAQQFGVSEFLTKPFAPERLERVLGGLREAQQGNLGIIGNSDSIVMLRKDIVRVAPTDLNVLVTGETGTGKDLVARAIHRVSGRRGRFVSVNCGAIPEELLASQLFGHERGSFTGADRRHAGFLEQAADGTLFLDEIGEMPKRLQVYLLRAIESRSFMRVGGNEEIPLDARVVAATHQHVQREHAVLREDLFYRLNEYPIQVPALRERRGDARVLGLRVIDELNVKYGKRKLPTKSLLRYLAYHTWPGNVRELRSFIHYLYLRSDGDLLTAPDVEQTVPQAAEDGLLIPAGWTMRQAEDAMIESALARTRFNKKAAARELGISVRTLHNRLSDKDA from the coding sequence ATGGACCGTCTTTCCTGCGCCATCATCGACGACGACGTGGAGTTCTGCGATCAGGTGGTTGAACTGGCCACCGATAGCGGCTTCCGTGCCAAGGGTATCCACACCCTTGGCGAAGCCAGCCGTTGGCTGGACAGCAACTTCCCGGACCTGCTGGTCGTGGATGTCGGACTGCCCGACGGCAGCGGTTTCGATCTGATCGAACGCTTGGACCCGGATCACACCCCGCAGATCGTGGTGGTGTCGGGCGACTATGCCCATGAAACCCAGGGCCGTGCGCAGCAGTTCGGCGTCAGCGAGTTCCTGACCAAGCCATTTGCGCCGGAGCGGCTGGAGCGTGTGCTCGGCGGCCTGCGCGAAGCGCAGCAGGGCAACCTGGGCATCATCGGCAACAGCGACAGCATCGTGATGCTGCGCAAGGACATCGTGCGCGTGGCGCCGACCGATCTGAATGTCCTGGTGACCGGCGAAACCGGCACCGGCAAGGATCTGGTCGCACGCGCCATCCACCGGGTATCCGGCCGTCGCGGTCGCTTCGTGTCGGTCAACTGCGGCGCAATCCCGGAAGAGTTGCTGGCCAGCCAGCTGTTCGGCCACGAACGCGGCAGCTTCACCGGCGCCGATCGTCGGCACGCCGGGTTTCTGGAACAGGCCGCCGACGGCACGCTGTTTCTGGATGAGATCGGCGAGATGCCCAAGCGGCTGCAGGTCTATCTGCTGCGGGCGATCGAGTCGCGCAGTTTCATGCGCGTCGGCGGCAACGAAGAGATTCCGCTGGATGCGCGCGTCGTCGCCGCCACGCATCAGCACGTGCAGCGCGAGCATGCCGTGCTGCGCGAGGATTTGTTCTACCGCCTCAACGAGTATCCGATCCAGGTACCGGCGCTGCGCGAACGCCGCGGCGATGCGCGGGTGCTGGGGCTGCGCGTGATCGACGAGCTCAACGTCAAGTACGGAAAGCGCAAGCTGCCGACCAAGTCGCTGCTGCGCTATCTGGCGTATCACACCTGGCCCGGGAATGTGCGCGAGCTGCGCTCGTTCATCCACTACCTGTATCTGCGCTCGGACGGCGACTTGCTGACCGCGCCGGATGTGGAGCAGACCGTGCCGCAGGCCGCTGAAGACGGCTTGCTGATTCCGGCCGGCTGGACCATGCGGCAGGCCGAGGACGCCATGATCGAATCGGCCCTGGCCCGGACGCGCTTCAACAAGAAGGCGGCGGCACGCGAGTTGGGGATCAGCGTGCGCACACTGCACAACCGACTGAGCGACAAGGACGCGTAG
- a CDS encoding cytochrome ubiquinol oxidase subunit I: MEALLLSRIQFAFVISFHVLFPAFTIGLANLLGFLEWRWLRTHDEGWKRLYFFWLRIFAVSFGMGVVSGIVMAFQFGANWPELSRIAGGVIGPLLSYEVLTAFFLEASFLGVMLFGWGRVSERLHFFATCMVAIGTLVSTFWILSSNSWLHTPQGYAMVNGIVHPVSWTQIIFNPSFPYRLAHMALGSFITTCFVVGGVAAYYLRKGVHLPDAARMLRLSVAFAAIVLPIQVLVGDQHGLNTLEHQPLKVAAMEAHWRSEHAGTGVPLVVFAVPNAEAERNDYEVAIPRLGSLILTHSTDGEITPLTSVPRDQRPPVAPVFFAFRIMVGLGMAMLALSWISAIAWWRGRLHSKALILAWNLMLPAGFIALVAGWFVTEIGRQPWVVYGLLRTADAMGPQSTATVAVSLLVYVLGYAFVFGFGIFYLTKLVRAGPHTSRDGPDVAGGEHTPARPLSAADTALEQENTPWN; this comes from the coding sequence GTGGAAGCGCTGCTGCTGTCCCGCATCCAGTTCGCCTTCGTCATTTCCTTTCATGTGCTGTTCCCCGCCTTCACCATTGGCCTGGCGAATCTGCTGGGCTTTCTGGAATGGCGCTGGCTGCGTACGCACGATGAGGGATGGAAGCGGCTGTATTTTTTCTGGTTGCGCATCTTTGCCGTGTCCTTCGGCATGGGGGTGGTCAGCGGCATCGTGATGGCCTTCCAGTTCGGCGCCAACTGGCCGGAGCTCAGCCGCATCGCCGGCGGGGTGATCGGGCCGCTGCTGAGTTACGAAGTGCTCACCGCATTCTTTCTGGAGGCGAGCTTCCTTGGCGTGATGCTGTTCGGCTGGGGCCGCGTATCGGAGAGACTGCACTTCTTTGCGACCTGCATGGTGGCCATCGGTACGCTGGTGTCCACGTTCTGGATCCTGTCGTCCAACAGTTGGCTGCATACGCCGCAGGGCTATGCGATGGTCAACGGCATCGTGCATCCGGTGAGCTGGACGCAGATCATCTTCAATCCGTCGTTCCCCTATCGTCTGGCACACATGGCGCTGGGCTCGTTCATCACCACCTGCTTCGTGGTGGGCGGCGTGGCGGCGTACTACCTGCGCAAGGGCGTGCATCTTCCCGACGCTGCGCGCATGTTGCGGCTGTCGGTGGCCTTTGCGGCCATCGTGCTGCCCATCCAGGTCCTGGTTGGCGATCAGCATGGCCTCAACACGCTTGAACATCAGCCGCTCAAGGTGGCGGCGATGGAAGCGCACTGGCGCAGCGAGCACGCCGGTACCGGCGTGCCGCTGGTGGTGTTTGCGGTGCCCAATGCCGAGGCCGAGCGCAATGACTATGAAGTGGCGATCCCGCGGCTGGGCAGCCTGATCCTGACCCACAGCACCGATGGCGAGATCACCCCGCTGACCTCGGTGCCGCGCGATCAGCGTCCGCCGGTGGCCCCGGTGTTCTTTGCGTTCCGCATCATGGTCGGCCTGGGCATGGCGATGCTGGCGCTGTCGTGGATATCCGCCATTGCATGGTGGCGCGGCCGGCTGCATTCGAAAGCGCTGATCCTGGCCTGGAACCTGATGCTGCCGGCCGGGTTCATCGCCTTGGTCGCCGGGTGGTTCGTGACCGAGATCGGGCGACAGCCGTGGGTGGTATATGGGCTGCTGCGCACCGCCGACGCGATGGGCCCGCAGTCGACCGCGACCGTGGCAGTGTCGTTGCTGGTGTATGTGCTGGGCTACGCGTTCGTGTTTGGCTTCGGCATTTTCTACCTCACCAAACTGGTCCGCGCCGGCCCGCACACCAGCCGCGACGGCCCGGATGTGGCCGGCGGCGAACACACTCCTGCACGCCCGTTGTCGGCCGCAGACACCGCACTGGAACAGGAGAACACACCATGGAACTGA
- the cydB gene encoding cytochrome d ubiquinol oxidase subunit II: MELSHWLPVVWFGVIGFGVLMYVVLDGFVLGLGMLAPFARDEQEVDLMMNTAAPIWDGNETWLVLGGAGLFAAFPTAYAVILSGLYLPVLLMVMALVFRGVAFEFRFKAQRSRRLWTLSFIAGSILTAFAQGTILGALVEGMALENGRYVGGVFGWFSPFTMLTGAALVFGYALLGSTWLILKTEGRTHTLARQLTRPLVGVVVTFLVLVSAWLPFLSSHVMARWFADGNFWWLSPIPVVTAAVALALWRSSDSSRSDASPFLLTLAIFVLGFAGLVLGMWPYLVPPSYTIWQAAAPPSSQIFPLVGLVVLLPLVLGYTVWSYRVFRGKIAADVGYHHHH; the protein is encoded by the coding sequence ATGGAACTGAGCCACTGGCTGCCGGTGGTGTGGTTTGGCGTCATCGGCTTTGGCGTGCTGATGTACGTGGTGCTGGATGGCTTTGTCCTGGGATTGGGCATGCTCGCGCCGTTCGCACGCGACGAACAGGAAGTGGACCTGATGATGAACACCGCAGCGCCGATCTGGGACGGCAACGAAACCTGGCTGGTACTCGGTGGCGCAGGGCTGTTTGCGGCGTTTCCGACTGCGTACGCGGTGATCCTGTCGGGGCTGTATCTGCCGGTACTGCTGATGGTGATGGCCTTGGTCTTCCGCGGCGTGGCCTTCGAGTTCCGCTTCAAGGCGCAACGCTCGCGGCGGCTGTGGACGCTGTCGTTCATCGCAGGCTCGATCCTCACCGCATTCGCGCAGGGCACCATCCTGGGCGCGCTGGTGGAAGGCATGGCACTGGAGAATGGGCGCTACGTGGGCGGGGTGTTCGGCTGGTTCAGCCCGTTTACCATGCTCACCGGTGCAGCCCTGGTGTTCGGCTATGCACTGCTCGGCAGCACCTGGTTGATCCTCAAGACCGAGGGGCGCACGCACACCCTGGCGCGTCAGCTGACCAGGCCGCTGGTGGGTGTGGTGGTGACCTTCCTGGTGCTGGTCAGCGCGTGGCTGCCGTTCCTGAGTTCGCACGTGATGGCGCGCTGGTTCGCCGATGGCAACTTCTGGTGGTTGTCGCCCATTCCGGTAGTGACCGCGGCAGTAGCACTGGCGTTGTGGCGCAGCAGCGACAGTTCACGCAGCGATGCCTCGCCATTTCTGTTGACGCTGGCGATCTTCGTGTTGGGTTTTGCCGGATTGGTGCTGGGCATGTGGCCCTACCTGGTACCGCCGAGCTACACCATCTGGCAGGCGGCCGCGCCGCCTTCGTCGCAGATCTTCCCGCTGGTCGGCCTGGTCGTGCTGTTGCCGCTGGTGCTGGGGTATACGGTGTGGTCGTATCGCGTGTTCCGCGGCAAGATCGCCGCGGATGTGGGCTACCACCATCACCATTGA
- a CDS encoding SDR family oxidoreductase, whose product MPVPNYPRPPFKPQQQGFPGRTEKMDPRPDHGEDSYVGHGQLKGKRALITGGDSGIGAAVAIAYAREGADVAIAFLPDEQEDAAKIGALIEKAGVKALLVGCDISDPSQAAALIETVNSTFGGLDILVNNAGYQKYFERFEDITLDEWRKTFDTNVHAVFNLVRLSAPLMTDGGSIINTASVQSKKPTPNILPYAATKGALANLTIGLAGVLAEKNIRVNAVLPGPIWTPFIPSGMDEESVENFGAQTPMGRPGQPVELASAYVMLAADTASYTSGTLLTISGGAVTL is encoded by the coding sequence ATGCCCGTACCCAATTACCCGCGCCCGCCCTTCAAGCCGCAGCAGCAGGGCTTCCCTGGTCGCACCGAAAAGATGGACCCGCGCCCGGACCACGGCGAAGACAGCTATGTCGGCCACGGGCAATTGAAAGGCAAGCGCGCACTGATCACTGGTGGCGACAGCGGCATCGGCGCGGCCGTTGCCATCGCCTATGCACGCGAAGGTGCCGATGTGGCGATCGCCTTCCTGCCGGATGAGCAGGAAGACGCGGCCAAGATCGGCGCGCTGATCGAAAAAGCCGGGGTCAAGGCGCTGCTGGTCGGATGCGACATCAGCGACCCGAGCCAGGCCGCAGCGTTGATCGAAACGGTCAACAGTACGTTCGGCGGCCTGGATATCCTGGTCAACAACGCCGGCTATCAGAAGTATTTCGAACGCTTCGAAGACATCACGCTGGACGAGTGGCGCAAGACGTTCGACACCAACGTACATGCCGTCTTCAATCTGGTGCGGCTGTCTGCACCGCTGATGACCGATGGTGGCTCCATCATCAACACCGCATCGGTGCAATCGAAGAAGCCGACGCCCAATATCCTGCCTTATGCGGCCACCAAGGGTGCCCTGGCCAATCTCACCATCGGGTTGGCCGGCGTACTGGCCGAGAAGAACATTCGCGTCAACGCGGTGCTCCCCGGCCCGATCTGGACGCCCTTCATTCCCTCGGGCATGGACGAAGAATCGGTGGAGAACTTCGGAGCGCAAACACCGATGGGGCGCCCTGGCCAACCGGTGGAATTGGCCTCTGCCTACGTCATGCTGGCGGCCGACACCGCCAGCTACACCTCGGGCACGCTGCTGACGATCTCCGGCGGCGCTGTCACGCTGTAG
- a CDS encoding DUF4142 domain-containing protein, translated as MGLFKMVTAGAVGYVAYKAWQRSQGSAGETQPVRGALQDRQSAEAAIGSTPPHGDPLRDSSGGTRDRKQSLGALAIFNEQERTLAQLAVVKGVEGDLLAFARKMDEAHSAALTDLSRFAPDRSGPLGQAALARSKSARDQLEALHGQAFEKQYLQTAVRSHEQALALLDMQLRSEPGSSDLGKELQRTRDTIAEHLDHAKALSAKQTQPH; from the coding sequence ATGGGACTTTTCAAGATGGTGACCGCAGGCGCGGTGGGTTATGTGGCATATAAGGCTTGGCAGCGCAGTCAAGGCTCGGCAGGCGAGACGCAGCCCGTTCGGGGCGCGCTGCAGGACCGCCAGAGCGCGGAGGCCGCCATCGGTAGCACACCACCGCATGGCGACCCACTACGCGATAGCAGTGGCGGTACGCGCGATCGCAAGCAGTCGCTTGGAGCCCTGGCCATTTTCAACGAGCAGGAGCGCACGCTGGCGCAACTGGCCGTGGTCAAAGGCGTCGAGGGCGATCTGCTGGCTTTTGCCCGCAAGATGGACGAGGCGCATAGCGCGGCATTGACCGACCTCAGCCGGTTCGCACCGGACCGCAGCGGACCGCTGGGGCAGGCCGCGCTTGCGCGTTCGAAGAGCGCACGCGACCAGCTGGAAGCATTGCATGGGCAGGCATTCGAAAAGCAGTACCTGCAAACCGCCGTGCGTAGCCATGAGCAGGCCCTGGCGCTGCTGGACATGCAATTGCGTAGCGAGCCGGGATCCAGCGACCTGGGCAAGGAGCTGCAGCGCACGCGCGACACGATTGCCGAGCATCTGGACCACGCCAAGGCGCTCAGCGCGAAGCAGACCCAGCCACACTAA
- a CDS encoding zinc-dependent alcohol dehydrogenase, whose protein sequence is MLALNYHGSRDVRVETVPDPLLVERDDLILRVTATAICGSDLHLYRGKIPDLRQGDILGHEFMGIVEEVGPDVTAVKPGDRVVIPFVVACGRCFHCMLQEFSACETTNTGKGAALNHKDMRPPAALFGFSHLYGGLSGGQAEFVRVPKANVGPLVVPDALHDEQVLFLSDILPTGYQAVIDAGVKQGSTVAIFGAGPVGLMAAACCRMLGAERIFMVDRHAYRLDFASRTYGVIPINFDEIDDPADVIVSQTDGRGVDASIEAVGFEAEGSAIETALTNLKLEGSSGVAIRQCIAATRRCGVVSVPGVYAGFIHAFMLGDAFDKGLSFKMGQTHVQKHMPYLLERIGNGELKPNAIISHRMPLADAAQGYALFDKKQDDCRKVVLTP, encoded by the coding sequence ATGCTTGCCCTCAATTACCACGGCTCACGCGATGTGCGGGTCGAAACTGTGCCGGACCCGCTCCTGGTCGAACGCGACGACCTGATCCTGCGCGTTACTGCCACCGCCATCTGTGGTTCGGATCTACATCTGTATCGCGGCAAGATTCCGGACCTGCGTCAGGGCGATATTCTCGGCCATGAGTTCATGGGCATCGTCGAAGAGGTTGGCCCGGACGTGACGGCGGTCAAGCCGGGCGACCGCGTGGTGATTCCATTCGTGGTGGCATGCGGGCGTTGCTTCCATTGCATGCTCCAGGAATTTTCTGCATGCGAGACCACCAACACCGGCAAGGGCGCTGCGCTGAACCACAAGGACATGCGTCCGCCGGCGGCCCTGTTTGGTTTCAGCCATCTCTATGGCGGCCTGTCCGGCGGACAGGCCGAATTTGTTCGCGTGCCCAAGGCCAACGTCGGGCCGCTGGTGGTGCCGGACGCGCTGCATGACGAACAGGTGCTGTTCCTGTCCGACATCCTGCCTACCGGGTACCAGGCGGTGATCGATGCCGGCGTCAAGCAGGGCTCCACCGTGGCGATCTTCGGCGCCGGCCCGGTGGGCCTGATGGCCGCGGCATGCTGCCGCATGCTGGGCGCAGAACGCATCTTCATGGTCGATCGGCATGCGTACCGTCTCGACTTCGCATCCAGGACCTACGGCGTGATTCCGATCAATTTCGATGAGATCGACGACCCGGCCGATGTAATCGTCTCGCAGACCGACGGCCGCGGCGTGGATGCCAGCATCGAGGCGGTGGGCTTCGAAGCCGAAGGCAGCGCGATTGAAACCGCACTCACCAACCTCAAGCTGGAAGGCAGCAGCGGTGTGGCCATTCGCCAGTGCATCGCCGCCACGCGGCGCTGCGGTGTGGTCAGCGTGCCGGGCGTGTATGCCGGCTTTATTCATGCGTTTATGCTGGGCGATGCCTTCGACAAGGGGCTGAGCTTCAAGATGGGTCAGACGCATGTGCAGAAACACATGCCGTATCTGCTGGAGCGCATCGGCAACGGCGAACTCAAGCCCAATGCCATCATTTCGCACCGAATGCCGCTGGCCGATGCAGCCCAGGGCTACGCATTGTTCGACAAGAAGCAGGACGACTGCCGCAAGGTCGTATTGACGCCGTAA
- a CDS encoding YkgJ family cysteine cluster protein, whose protein sequence is MVDPSDRIPQHLTSVTPQGWHVMARDEEGWCVALDSARMCCSIYETRPAICRRFVMSGPYCRDVRATYDDQRRRGIPLTLYNA, encoded by the coding sequence ATGGTCGATCCATCCGACCGCATCCCCCAGCACCTCACCAGCGTGACGCCGCAAGGCTGGCACGTGATGGCGCGCGACGAGGAAGGCTGGTGCGTGGCCCTCGATTCGGCACGCATGTGCTGCTCGATCTATGAAACGCGTCCGGCGATTTGTCGGCGTTTCGTCATGTCCGGGCCGTATTGCCGCGACGTGCGTGCCACCTACGACGATCAACGCCGGCGGGGCATCCCCTTGACGCTCTACAACGCATGA
- the paoC gene encoding aldehyde oxidoreductase molybdenum-binding subunit PaoC has product MKFDTPAGSNPSDRLKVLGQPVDRVDGPLKVTGQARYAYEWHDQPGRMAYGYLVGAAIGKGRITALDTAAALAAAGVIAVLTYQNVPTLGTGEFYVQRFLAAPQVDHYHQAVAVVVAETFEQARAGAALVRVRYARERGQYDLAAQQASAPVAPQAPFGGPPQTAQGDFAAAYAAAPFTVDATYRTPDQAHAMLEPHATIARWEGDQLICHTAIQQMNWGTRDLGKALGVPKERIRLLSPFIGGGFGGKGTAQADLVLAALAARITARPVKLALQRPLMFNSTIHRPATIQRLRLGATADGRLTAIGHESWSGNLRGGRSEPTTLSTRALYAGANRMTCVRLAVLDLAEGNAMRAPGEAPGMMALEVAMDELAERLGMDPVQLRIVNDTQVDPEQPQRRFSTRPFVACLRSGAQRFGWSQRNPAPASVRDGRWLIGMGMAGAIRGAPIAKAGARARLDRSGTLTIETDMTDIGTGSYTIVAQTAAELLGVPLQQVVVRLGDSSFPQTPGSGGQQGAASVTAGVYAACMQLRETVAQRLGIAADQARFADGMVQVGARAIPLAQAAEHGELVAEDAMEYGTLKQRYAQQTFGAHFAQVAVDADTGEIRVRRLLAVCAAGRILNPKTARSQVIGGMVMGVGAALMEEMAVDTRLGLFVNHDLAGYEVPVHADIPHLEAHFIDEVDPTMSPLKAKGVGELGLTGVAPALANAVYNATGIRVRDYPITLDKLLARLPRRAV; this is encoded by the coding sequence ATGAAGTTCGACACCCCCGCAGGCAGCAACCCCAGCGACCGACTCAAGGTGCTTGGCCAGCCGGTCGACCGCGTGGACGGGCCGCTCAAGGTGACCGGGCAGGCGCGCTACGCATACGAATGGCACGACCAGCCCGGGCGGATGGCGTATGGCTATCTGGTCGGCGCGGCGATCGGCAAGGGCCGCATCACCGCGCTGGATACCGCCGCCGCCCTGGCGGCAGCCGGGGTGATCGCCGTGCTCACCTACCAGAACGTGCCCACGCTGGGCACCGGCGAGTTCTATGTGCAGCGGTTTCTGGCCGCGCCGCAGGTGGACCACTACCACCAGGCGGTGGCAGTGGTGGTGGCGGAGACCTTCGAGCAGGCCCGTGCCGGCGCGGCGCTGGTGCGGGTGCGCTATGCGCGCGAGCGTGGGCAGTACGACCTGGCCGCCCAGCAGGCCAGCGCTCCGGTGGCGCCGCAGGCCCCGTTCGGTGGACCGCCACAGACTGCGCAAGGCGATTTCGCCGCCGCCTATGCCGCCGCACCGTTCACCGTGGATGCCACTTACCGCACCCCCGACCAGGCGCACGCGATGCTGGAGCCGCACGCCACCATCGCGCGCTGGGAAGGCGATCAGCTGATCTGCCACACCGCCATCCAGCAGATGAACTGGGGCACACGCGACCTGGGCAAGGCGCTCGGCGTGCCGAAGGAGCGTATCCGGCTGCTATCGCCGTTCATTGGCGGCGGCTTCGGCGGCAAGGGCACCGCGCAGGCGGACCTGGTACTGGCTGCGCTGGCCGCACGCATCACCGCGCGACCGGTCAAGCTGGCCCTGCAGCGCCCGTTGATGTTCAACAGCACCATCCACCGGCCCGCCACCATCCAGCGCCTGCGCCTGGGGGCCACGGCCGACGGGCGGCTGACCGCGATCGGCCATGAGAGCTGGTCGGGCAATCTGCGTGGCGGTCGCAGCGAGCCGACCACCTTGTCCACCCGCGCGCTGTATGCCGGTGCCAACCGGATGACCTGCGTGCGGTTGGCAGTGCTGGATCTGGCCGAAGGCAACGCCATGCGCGCGCCCGGCGAAGCGCCGGGGATGATGGCGCTGGAAGTGGCCATGGACGAACTGGCCGAACGCCTGGGCATGGACCCGGTGCAGCTGCGCATCGTCAACGACACCCAGGTGGACCCGGAGCAACCGCAGCGCCGGTTCTCCACGCGGCCGTTCGTGGCCTGCCTGCGCAGCGGCGCGCAACGCTTCGGTTGGTCGCAACGCAATCCCGCCCCGGCCAGCGTGCGCGACGGGCGTTGGCTGATCGGCATGGGCATGGCCGGCGCCATTCGCGGCGCGCCGATTGCCAAGGCCGGTGCGCGTGCGCGGCTGGACCGCAGCGGCACGCTGACGATCGAAACCGACATGACCGATATCGGTACCGGCAGCTACACCATCGTGGCGCAGACCGCGGCCGAACTGCTCGGTGTGCCGCTGCAGCAGGTGGTGGTGCGGCTGGGCGATTCCAGCTTTCCGCAGACGCCCGGCTCGGGCGGGCAGCAGGGCGCCGCCTCGGTGACCGCCGGCGTGTATGCCGCCTGCATGCAGCTGCGCGAGACGGTGGCGCAGCGCCTGGGCATTGCCGCCGACCAGGCCCGCTTTGCCGATGGGATGGTGCAGGTGGGCGCGCGCGCCATCCCGCTGGCGCAGGCGGCCGAGCACGGCGAGCTGGTGGCCGAGGACGCCATGGAGTACGGCACGCTCAAGCAGCGCTACGCGCAGCAGACCTTCGGCGCGCACTTTGCGCAGGTGGCGGTAGACGCCGATACCGGAGAAATTCGCGTGCGCCGGTTGCTGGCGGTCTGCGCGGCCGGGCGCATCCTCAACCCCAAGACCGCGCGCAGTCAGGTGATCGGCGGCATGGTGATGGGCGTGGGTGCGGCGTTGATGGAAGAGATGGCGGTGGACACGCGGCTGGGCCTGTTCGTCAATCACGATCTGGCCGGGTACGAGGTGCCGGTGCATGCGGATATCCCGCACCTGGAAGCGCATTTCATCGACGAGGTGGACCCCACCATGTCGCCGCTGAAGGCCAAGGGCGTGGGCGAGCTGGGGTTGACCGGCGTGGCGCCGGCGCTGGCCAATGCGGTCTACAACGCCACCGGCATCCGCGTGCGCGACTATCCGATCACCCTGGACAAGCTGCTGGCGCGGCTGCCACGCAGGGCGGTGTAG
- a CDS encoding DUF3348 domain-containing protein, with product MAKSAPRAPLSGPAFIRLLARLSDVRVAQSNHALADRLSQWIDWTRAVAVSKALDGKLPDIDDLPEPRPLDAEACARVRAGLATSSVADLDALVARLRSQAGDATDTDAAPPVPDYAPFRQHYLAMQRAMRTATGDLRGRLRDLLTLASGDMARLAEVDAVMELTLSPREQSLLNTVPGLLGTHFERLREAAYAHGAPTEQEIAPRAVSDGWLDVFRKDMQSVLLAELDVRFHPIEGLLAALRTR from the coding sequence ATGGCGAAGTCTGCTCCACGGGCGCCCCTCTCGGGCCCGGCGTTCATTCGCCTGCTCGCACGCCTCAGCGATGTCCGCGTCGCCCAGTCCAACCATGCGCTGGCCGACCGGCTGAGCCAGTGGATCGACTGGACACGCGCGGTGGCCGTGTCCAAGGCGCTGGATGGCAAGTTGCCCGACATCGACGACCTTCCAGAACCGCGTCCGCTCGATGCCGAAGCCTGCGCCCGCGTGCGCGCCGGCCTGGCGACCAGCAGCGTGGCCGATCTGGATGCGCTGGTCGCGCGGCTGCGCAGTCAGGCAGGTGACGCCACCGACACGGATGCAGCGCCGCCGGTGCCCGACTACGCACCGTTTCGGCAGCATTACCTGGCGATGCAGCGTGCCATGCGCACTGCCACCGGCGATCTGCGCGGGCGGCTGCGCGACCTGCTGACGCTGGCGTCCGGCGACATGGCACGGCTGGCCGAAGTGGATGCAGTGATGGAGCTGACCCTGAGCCCACGCGAGCAAAGCTTGTTGAACACCGTGCCAGGCCTGCTGGGCACGCATTTCGAACGCCTGCGCGAGGCCGCGTACGCGCACGGCGCGCCAACCGAGCAGGAGATCGCGCCGCGCGCGGTGTCCGATGGTTGGCTGGATGTATTTCGCAAAGACATGCAGAGCGTGTTGCTCGCCGAACTGGATGTTCGTTTTCACCCGATCGAAGGCCTGCTTGCAGCGCTTCGTACCCGCTAA